Proteins found in one Solitalea lacus genomic segment:
- the rpsT gene encoding 30S ribosomal protein S20 — MANHKSAIKRIRANATKRLRNRYQAKTTRNAIKKLRGMNSKAEATELYRKVSSMLDRLAKKNVIHKNKAANNKSKLAKFVSKLS; from the coding sequence ATGGCAAATCATAAATCAGCGATAAAAAGAATTCGTGCTAACGCAACTAAACGTTTAAGAAACCGTTACCAGGCTAAAACTACTCGTAACGCTATCAAAAAATTACGTGGAATGAACAGTAAAGCAGAAGCTACTGAACTTTACAGAAAAGTTTCTTCTATGTTAGATCGTTTAGCTAAGAAAAACGTTATTCACAAAAACAAAGCTGCTAACAACAAATCTAAGTTAGCTAAGTTTGTAAGCAAATTAAGCTAG
- the dnaN gene encoding DNA polymerase III subunit beta — protein sequence MKFIVSTSTLLKQLQAISGALSSNTVLPILENFLFEINDGTLTVSATDLQTSMTTSLPVEAKENGKIAIPSRILLDTLKTLPEQPVTFTIDNNSFAVEINAGDGKYKLAGENGDDFPKIPVVENANTISITASVLAEAISKTLFAVSNDELRPAMTGVYCQLTPSNITFVATDAHKLVRYRRSDTQAESASSFILPKKALNLLKSSLPAEDVAVQIDYNNSSAFFRFNSISLICRLIDERYPDYEAVIPQNNPNKLTIERAQFLSSLKRVVIYANKTTHQVRLKISGSELNISSEDLDFSNEAYERLTCQYNGEDLEIGFNARFLIEMLNNLDCQEVILEMSTPNRAGILFPTNQEENEDVLMLVMPVMLNTYA from the coding sequence ATGAAATTTATTGTTTCAACAAGTACCTTATTAAAACAATTACAAGCAATCAGCGGAGCGCTGAGCAGTAATACAGTTTTACCAATTTTGGAGAACTTTTTATTTGAAATTAACGATGGTACTCTTACTGTTTCGGCTACCGATTTACAAACTTCAATGACCACTAGCTTACCAGTTGAAGCAAAAGAAAACGGTAAAATCGCCATTCCTTCGCGTATTTTACTAGACACGCTGAAAACCTTGCCTGAACAACCGGTAACTTTCACTATCGATAATAACTCGTTTGCCGTTGAAATTAACGCCGGTGATGGTAAATATAAATTGGCAGGTGAAAACGGAGATGATTTTCCTAAAATTCCTGTGGTTGAAAATGCTAACACTATTTCAATTACCGCCTCTGTACTTGCCGAAGCAATTAGCAAAACTTTGTTTGCTGTATCAAATGATGAGTTACGCCCGGCGATGACTGGGGTTTACTGTCAATTAACGCCGTCCAACATTACCTTTGTTGCTACGGATGCACACAAATTGGTTCGCTACCGTCGCTCAGATACACAAGCCGAATCAGCATCATCTTTTATTTTGCCTAAAAAGGCCTTGAACTTATTGAAAAGTTCATTACCGGCAGAAGATGTGGCTGTACAAATTGACTACAACAACAGCAGTGCATTTTTCCGTTTTAATAGCATCAGCTTAATTTGTCGCTTAATTGACGAGCGCTACCCTGATTACGAAGCGGTTATACCTCAAAACAACCCAAATAAGTTAACCATTGAGCGCGCTCAGTTTTTAAGTTCATTGAAACGCGTGGTAATCTATGCGAACAAAACTACCCACCAGGTACGTTTAAAAATTTCAGGGAGCGAACTAAACATTTCTTCAGAAGACTTAGACTTTTCAAACGAAGCTTACGAGCGCTTAACCTGTCAGTACAATGGTGAAGATTTAGAAATTGGCTTTAACGCTCGCTTTTTAATTGAGATGTTAAACAACCTTGACTGCCAGGAGGTAATTCTCGAAATGTCAACTCCTAACCGTGCAGGCATCCTCTTCCCTACTAACCAGGAAGAAAATGAGGATGTATTAATGCTGGTTATGCCAGTTATGTTAAATACTTATGCATAA
- the gldF gene encoding gliding motility-associated ABC transporter permease subunit GldF → MFTILKKEISEFLSSMVAYVTIIFFLVITGLFLWVFPDSSILDYGYAGLDSLFYIAPYVFMFLIPAITMRSFAEEKKEGTFELLTTSPVTDWQIILGKFSAGLLLVIFALIPTLVYYFSVHELGAIPGNIDSGAVLGSYIGLLLLGCAFTAIGIFSSSITNNQIVAFIIAVFICFIAFNGFESLSSITSLGSFSTILINLGINAHYQSISRGVLDTRDLFYFLSFTAVFLAATKTVLSARKW, encoded by the coding sequence ATGTTCACTATACTCAAAAAAGAAATTTCAGAATTTTTAAGTTCGATGGTAGCCTATGTTACCATTATCTTTTTTTTAGTAATAACAGGTCTGTTTTTATGGGTATTCCCAGATTCCAGCATTTTGGATTATGGGTATGCAGGCCTCGATAGTCTTTTCTACATTGCCCCCTATGTGTTTATGTTCCTGATTCCGGCAATTACCATGCGTTCATTTGCAGAAGAGAAAAAGGAAGGAACTTTTGAACTACTGACTACTAGTCCAGTTACCGATTGGCAAATCATCCTGGGTAAATTTAGTGCCGGATTATTACTAGTAATTTTTGCATTAATACCTACTCTGGTATATTATTTTTCGGTTCATGAATTGGGAGCCATTCCTGGCAATATCGACTCCGGTGCTGTATTAGGATCATATATTGGACTATTGCTATTAGGATGTGCCTTTACTGCCATTGGCATTTTCAGTTCATCCATCACCAACAATCAAATTGTAGCATTTATAATTGCAGTATTTATCTGCTTTATTGCCTTTAATGGTTTCGAATCTTTGAGCTCGATCACTTCATTAGGTTCTTTTTCAACCATACTCATTAACCTTGGCATTAACGCACACTATCAATCAATTAGTAGAGGAGTGCTTGACACACGTGATTTATTCTACTTTTTAAGTTTTACAGCCGTTTTTCTGGCAGCCACTAAAACAGTTCTGTCGGCCAGAAAATGGTAG
- a CDS encoding alpha/beta fold hydrolase yields the protein MINSKKIAGLVGPISIALTISEMSSFHIWTVNIAPVIYLNGTLLFVAGLSIIRVHNHWRGWPVLVTLTGWFCILGGLYKMFVPEAPQAPQNTATYVGLGILFAIGIFLTFKAYGRKESDTGTSKIRYAVVFCLLLLSVFQVLLLTIHIHVPRTVQFDSSLPSVEINGYKYHMEIFGSADSTPLIVVHGGPGLDYEYLKPLKELSNDYRVIFYDQRGTGLSPRVDKKLLTIEQNLDDLHSIVQHFSNGKKVKLIGHSWGATLVVGYLSKHPEMVSQAVIVEPFILYPGAPVKEWVVKFKNMGSMVSFWEIGSSVIYYPFVSKEDGQEGYEYVGTKIAGKNKPGPPYNCPGQDLPTNIFKRIGYDAYNTILKPVMDNPNSMRYDFTNGIAAYHGDLLLMSGECSILGPAYQEKYTIPKLPPQTIHIKAANMGHHMITLNTDWALKTIRKFLNHNNGEETLK from the coding sequence ATGATCAATTCAAAGAAAATCGCCGGATTGGTTGGTCCGATTAGTATTGCACTCACTATATCCGAAATGTCGAGTTTTCATATCTGGACTGTCAATATCGCTCCTGTTATTTATCTCAATGGAACTTTATTATTTGTTGCAGGACTTTCCATCATCCGTGTGCACAACCATTGGAGAGGTTGGCCCGTGTTGGTTACGCTTACGGGCTGGTTTTGTATTCTTGGTGGCCTGTACAAAATGTTTGTTCCGGAGGCACCCCAAGCACCACAAAATACTGCAACATATGTAGGACTGGGGATTCTTTTTGCCATTGGAATTTTTTTGACATTCAAAGCCTACGGCAGAAAAGAAAGCGATACCGGCACTTCAAAAATTAGGTATGCTGTTGTCTTTTGCTTATTGTTGCTCTCTGTTTTTCAAGTACTGTTATTGACCATTCACATACATGTGCCAAGAACAGTACAATTTGATTCTTCGCTTCCCTCAGTAGAAATTAACGGTTATAAGTACCATATGGAAATCTTTGGTTCTGCAGACTCTACGCCGCTTATTGTGGTACACGGCGGGCCGGGGCTTGATTACGAATATTTGAAACCTTTAAAGGAACTGTCGAATGATTATCGAGTTATTTTTTATGACCAGAGAGGCACCGGTTTGTCTCCACGGGTAGATAAAAAACTTCTTACGATAGAACAAAACTTAGATGACCTGCATTCGATTGTGCAGCATTTTTCCAATGGTAAAAAAGTAAAACTCATTGGCCACTCCTGGGGTGCAACGCTGGTGGTTGGATATTTATCAAAACATCCCGAAATGGTTTCTCAAGCAGTAATTGTCGAGCCTTTTATTCTCTATCCCGGTGCTCCGGTAAAAGAATGGGTGGTAAAATTTAAAAATATGGGTTCTATGGTGTCTTTTTGGGAAATTGGTTCAAGCGTCATTTATTACCCCTTTGTCAGTAAAGAAGATGGACAGGAGGGCTATGAGTATGTCGGAACCAAAATAGCTGGTAAGAATAAGCCTGGCCCGCCCTACAATTGCCCAGGACAGGACTTACCGACGAATATATTTAAGCGGATAGGATACGATGCATATAACACTATTTTAAAGCCTGTAATGGATAACCCTAATTCTATGAGGTATGATTTCACTAATGGAATTGCAGCCTACCATGGTGATTTGTTGTTGATGAGTGGCGAATGCAGTATTCTTGGGCCTGCCTACCAGGAAAAATATACAATTCCAAAACTACCGCCACAAACTATTCACATAAAAGCCGCAAACATGGGGCATCACATGATTACACTGAATACAGACTGGGCTCTCAAAACTATAAGGAAATTTTTAAACCATAATAATGGTGAAGAAACATTAAAGTGA
- a CDS encoding YbhB/YbcL family Raf kinase inhibitor-like protein, with amino-acid sequence MNVAVKMALAVSSRVIKQGGMIPEKYTCEGINVNPPLTIKEIPENAQCLVLIVDDPDAPMGTWNHWLVWNIDTDEEIKENSIPGIEGINDFRQHHYGGPCPPSGTHRYFFKVYALNKLLKLKADSRKESLLEAMENHIVAYGELMGTYKRQ; translated from the coding sequence ATGAACGTAGCAGTAAAAATGGCCTTAGCTGTTTCGAGTCGTGTTATCAAGCAAGGCGGAATGATTCCTGAAAAATATACCTGCGAGGGAATAAATGTGAATCCTCCCTTGACAATTAAAGAAATACCTGAAAATGCACAATGCCTGGTTTTAATTGTGGATGATCCCGATGCTCCTATGGGCACCTGGAATCACTGGCTTGTTTGGAATATCGATACGGATGAAGAAATCAAAGAAAACTCAATTCCGGGTATAGAAGGGATAAACGATTTTCGACAACATCATTACGGAGGGCCTTGTCCTCCATCAGGCACTCACCGATATTTCTTTAAAGTGTACGCCTTGAATAAACTGTTAAAATTAAAAGCCGATTCACGAAAGGAAAGCCTGTTAGAAGCAATGGAAAATCATATTGTTGCTTATGGTGAGCTGATGGGGACATATAAAAGACAATGA
- the gldG gene encoding gliding motility-associated ABC transporter substrate-binding protein GldG translates to MKNLKQKHILELAAFIAVVIIINWLTSLYFTRIDFTKEKRYTLSETTKNILAKLENEVVVNVYLDGELPANFKRLRKSTLEMLDEFKAYSKGKLYFNFIDPIASTNVEQQNAMIDSLAKQGLHPTNLMMKTDKGNTQKIIIPGALVHYEGRQLPLNLLQNSSRAGAGTQEEAINSSIENIEYQLASSIKKLSEKNKSLIGFTIGHNELDYQHLSDIGRTLAQSYELRSIDLNQVKLVDLIKFKTLVIAKPTKAFAETEKYKLDQFLVNGGRLFLLLDQVNAETDSIRTRGMSLAYPLSLNLDDQLFRYGVRINYDLVEDVYCARIPVILGEGNQAQQELLPWIYYPLLISTSSHPIVRNLDAVRCQFTNSIDTIGNKNIRKTILLTTSPYTRKAKVPAMLSLASVQEEPDPNQFKAGVQNAAVLLEGKFSSTFNNRNIEGADLSTPFKAENKESKIIIVADGDVIRNDVSALDKQIFPLGFDKYTNQTFANKVFVENSIDYLSDDSGLLTLRTKEIKIRLLDKEKIRAQRLQWQLINTIVPVGLVLLFAIGHSFYRRRKYAV, encoded by the coding sequence ATGAAAAATTTAAAACAAAAACATATACTCGAGCTGGCAGCATTTATCGCTGTTGTAATAATTATCAACTGGCTCACTTCATTATATTTCACCCGAATAGATTTTACCAAGGAGAAACGATATACCTTATCAGAAACTACCAAAAACATACTTGCTAAGCTCGAAAACGAAGTGGTAGTAAATGTTTACCTGGACGGGGAATTGCCTGCCAATTTCAAACGTTTAAGAAAATCGACATTGGAAATGCTTGATGAGTTTAAGGCCTATTCAAAGGGTAAACTCTATTTCAACTTTATTGATCCAATAGCTTCAACCAATGTGGAACAACAGAATGCAATGATTGATTCGTTGGCAAAACAGGGTTTACATCCTACCAACCTGATGATGAAAACCGACAAGGGCAATACACAAAAAATCATCATTCCGGGAGCATTAGTTCACTATGAAGGCCGTCAATTACCTTTAAATTTATTACAAAACAGTAGCCGGGCAGGTGCCGGCACTCAGGAAGAAGCAATTAACTCCTCCATAGAAAACATTGAGTACCAACTAGCCTCCTCTATTAAGAAACTTTCAGAAAAAAATAAATCCTTAATAGGGTTTACCATTGGACATAATGAACTCGATTATCAGCATTTATCAGACATAGGTCGCACCCTGGCCCAATCCTACGAATTGCGCAGTATTGATTTAAATCAGGTAAAACTTGTGGACTTAATAAAGTTTAAGACTCTTGTTATTGCTAAGCCTACTAAAGCTTTTGCCGAAACCGAAAAATACAAGCTCGATCAGTTTTTAGTAAATGGTGGACGATTATTCTTACTGCTCGACCAGGTTAATGCCGAAACGGACAGCATCAGAACCCGAGGCATGTCATTGGCTTACCCTTTGAGTTTGAATTTGGATGACCAGCTATTCCGTTACGGTGTTCGTATTAACTATGATTTAGTGGAAGATGTGTATTGCGCACGCATCCCGGTTATTTTAGGAGAAGGCAATCAGGCTCAACAAGAACTTTTACCCTGGATTTATTACCCATTATTGATTTCGACATCTAGTCATCCAATCGTTCGCAATTTAGACGCTGTTCGTTGTCAGTTCACCAATTCTATTGACACAATCGGTAATAAAAACATTCGAAAGACCATTTTATTAACTACCTCGCCGTATACGCGCAAGGCAAAGGTACCGGCCATGCTTTCACTGGCCAGTGTACAGGAAGAACCGGATCCTAACCAATTTAAAGCCGGCGTTCAAAATGCCGCCGTTTTGTTGGAAGGTAAATTCAGTTCGACCTTCAATAACCGGAACATTGAAGGTGCCGATTTAAGTACTCCCTTTAAAGCTGAAAATAAAGAAAGTAAGATCATTATTGTAGCCGATGGTGATGTGATTAGAAATGATGTATCAGCCTTGGACAAACAAATTTTCCCTTTAGGTTTTGATAAATACACCAACCAAACCTTTGCCAACAAGGTGTTTGTTGAAAACAGCATTGATTATTTAAGTGATGACTCTGGTTTATTGACACTTCGTACCAAAGAAATTAAAATCAGGTTGTTGGACAAAGAAAAGATTCGTGCCCAACGCCTACAATGGCAGTTAATCAATACTATTGTTCCGGTGGGTTTGGTATTGCTGTTTGCTATCGGGCATTCGTTTTATAGGAGAAGGAAATATGCGGTGTAG
- a CDS encoding CapA family protein codes for MNKEDRLFIGFTGDVMIGRLVNSQIKNSNHSYVWGNVLPLLQSTDLNIINLETALTRSHDLALKTFNFKADPEHISVLTKARIDAVNLANNHVLDYGVAGLWDTIKMLQMAGVKYAGAGENSAAAARPAIFTKCNIRIGLLGFTDNEPGWQATADTPGINYVSVGDTEKIKKDIESVREMVDLLIVSIHWGPNMRERPNTRFVDFAHFMIDGGVDIIYGHSAHIFQGIEWYNGKLIMYDTGDFVDDYKVTPAFRNDLSFFFVCEVDKKEIKGLKLFPVLISNCQVNLATGADYKWAISHMQILCSQFDTEVMENGEVLH; via the coding sequence GTGAATAAGGAGGATCGACTATTTATTGGTTTTACCGGCGATGTAATGATAGGAAGGCTGGTTAATAGCCAAATTAAAAATAGCAATCATAGCTATGTGTGGGGAAATGTTTTGCCACTGTTGCAAAGCACAGATTTGAACATTATCAACCTTGAAACAGCTTTAACCCGCAGTCATGATCTGGCCTTAAAGACCTTTAACTTCAAAGCTGATCCTGAGCATATCTCCGTATTAACCAAAGCCCGAATTGATGCCGTGAACCTGGCAAATAACCATGTGCTTGATTATGGTGTAGCCGGATTGTGGGATACAATTAAAATGCTTCAAATGGCAGGAGTTAAATATGCTGGCGCCGGCGAAAACTCTGCTGCTGCAGCCCGGCCCGCAATATTTACCAAATGTAACATTCGGATTGGCTTATTGGGATTTACGGACAATGAACCCGGATGGCAAGCAACAGCTGATACTCCCGGTATTAATTATGTTTCCGTGGGAGATACTGAAAAGATAAAAAAAGATATAGAATCGGTCAGGGAAATGGTTGATTTATTAATCGTTAGTATTCATTGGGGACCTAATATGCGTGAACGGCCAAACACCCGATTTGTTGATTTTGCACACTTTATGATTGATGGTGGGGTAGATATTATTTATGGTCATAGTGCTCATATCTTTCAAGGGATAGAATGGTATAACGGAAAACTTATTATGTATGATACAGGGGATTTTGTAGATGATTACAAGGTTACTCCGGCGTTCAGAAACGACCTTTCCTTTTTCTTTGTTTGTGAAGTGGATAAAAAAGAAATTAAGGGTTTAAAGCTGTTTCCGGTTTTGATTTCGAATTGCCAGGTTAATCTGGCCACAGGAGCAGACTACAAATGGGCTATTTCGCATATGCAAATTCTCTGTTCCCAATTTGACACAGAGGTGATGGAGAATGGTGAAGTTTTACATTAA
- a CDS encoding homoserine O-acetyltransferase family protein: protein MIQKFTYNNPFELESGAVLSQIDITYFSTGKLNREKDNVIWICHALTANADVSDWWSGVVGPGKVFDPEQHYIICANILGSCYGTTGPLSINPETGTAYYHTFPQVTTRDMARAHDILRKHLEIDQIHTVIGGSVGGQQAMEWAIEQPDLIKNLFLIATNAFHSPWGIAFNESQRLAITADSTWKNNSPDAGLAGMKAARSMALLSYRHYDAYKITQKEADINKIDDYKASSYQAYQGDKLVKRFNAFSYWHLSKAMDSHNVGRCRGGVELALSKIKAKTLSVGISSDLLFPPGEQKFLAQHINNAKYVEIDSFFGHDGFLIEWEQLDKIISNFYSSVVNI from the coding sequence ATGATTCAGAAATTTACGTATAACAACCCATTTGAATTAGAATCTGGGGCTGTATTATCCCAAATAGACATTACTTATTTCAGTACAGGAAAATTAAACCGAGAAAAAGACAATGTTATTTGGATATGCCATGCATTAACTGCTAATGCCGATGTAAGTGATTGGTGGAGTGGAGTGGTTGGTCCTGGAAAAGTTTTCGATCCTGAACAGCATTATATTATTTGTGCAAATATTTTAGGCTCTTGTTACGGCACAACAGGCCCTTTATCAATTAATCCTGAAACCGGAACAGCTTATTATCATACCTTTCCGCAGGTAACAACCCGGGACATGGCACGAGCTCATGATATTTTAAGGAAGCATCTTGAAATTGATCAAATTCATACTGTAATCGGTGGTTCAGTGGGTGGCCAACAAGCTATGGAATGGGCTATAGAACAACCTGATTTAATTAAGAACCTATTTTTAATTGCTACCAATGCATTCCATTCTCCGTGGGGCATAGCGTTCAATGAAAGTCAGCGTTTAGCCATTACAGCCGACTCAACATGGAAAAACAACAGTCCTGATGCTGGATTGGCGGGCATGAAAGCAGCGCGTTCTATGGCCCTATTAAGCTATCGCCATTATGATGCATACAAGATCACTCAAAAAGAGGCTGACATTAATAAAATTGATGATTATAAAGCAAGTTCTTACCAGGCTTACCAGGGTGATAAACTAGTGAAACGCTTCAACGCATTTTCCTATTGGCACCTAAGTAAAGCTATGGACTCACACAATGTTGGACGCTGCCGTGGAGGAGTTGAATTGGCACTATCAAAAATCAAGGCTAAGACACTTAGCGTTGGAATAAGTTCTGATTTATTATTCCCACCAGGTGAGCAAAAGTTTCTGGCTCAACATATAAACAACGCCAAGTATGTCGAAATTGATTCCTTCTTTGGGCACGATGGGTTCTTAATAGAATGGGAACAACTAGATAAAATTATTTCTAATTTCTACTCGTCCGTAGTAAATATTTAG
- a CDS encoding medium chain dehydrogenase/reductase family protein encodes MKYKRIFITHYGGPDELRIVEEECPEPKKGEVRVRVLAAGVSLPDVMMREGIHPETPRLPFTPGWDLVGAVDRLGDDVSGIQTGQIVAALPIFGAYTEYVCLPQSNLVHVPPGLNAAEAVSLILNYVTAYQMLHRTAKVKKGQKVLIHGAAGGVGTALLQLGRLAGLDMYGTCKSKDAGAVSDMGCIPIDYEHQDFVKEIQRLTGDGVDAVFESIGGSHIWLSRKTLRRGGKVVAFGLTGSLQGGRSTLGRQGSRQRYRAISNFGLYIALSWILPGRKRVVPYSIQWLMRLKPEFFRQDLMALFDLLKQQKIKPLIAQRFPLADARKAHELLGKGGVMGKIVLMCNGASIE; translated from the coding sequence ATGAAATATAAGCGCATTTTCATCACTCACTACGGCGGACCTGATGAACTCCGCATAGTTGAAGAAGAATGTCCTGAGCCAAAGAAAGGTGAAGTGAGAGTAAGAGTACTGGCTGCAGGCGTTTCTTTGCCCGACGTTATGATGCGGGAGGGTATTCATCCTGAAACGCCCAGGCTACCCTTCACACCAGGTTGGGATTTGGTTGGTGCGGTAGACCGTCTTGGCGACGATGTTTCAGGAATTCAAACAGGTCAGATAGTTGCTGCGCTCCCCATCTTTGGCGCATATACAGAATATGTCTGCTTGCCACAAAGTAACCTGGTTCATGTGCCACCCGGGCTAAATGCCGCTGAAGCCGTTAGTCTCATTTTGAACTACGTCACCGCATATCAAATGCTGCACCGTACCGCGAAAGTCAAAAAAGGGCAAAAGGTCTTGATTCACGGAGCTGCAGGCGGCGTGGGTACAGCCCTCCTGCAACTTGGACGCCTCGCCGGGTTGGATATGTACGGTACATGTAAATCAAAAGATGCAGGGGCCGTTTCCGATATGGGCTGTATTCCCATTGATTACGAGCACCAGGATTTTGTAAAAGAAATTCAACGCCTTACCGGCGACGGTGTTGACGCTGTCTTTGAAAGCATCGGTGGCTCCCATATCTGGCTTTCGCGCAAGACCCTACGGCGTGGCGGGAAAGTGGTAGCTTTTGGGCTTACCGGCTCGCTGCAGGGGGGACGATCGACTTTAGGTCGTCAGGGTAGTCGTCAACGCTACCGTGCGATCTCCAACTTCGGATTGTACATCGCCCTCAGTTGGATACTCCCCGGTCGCAAACGAGTGGTCCCCTATAGCATCCAGTGGCTCATGCGACTGAAACCGGAGTTTTTTCGACAGGATTTGATGGCATTGTTTGACCTCCTAAAGCAGCAAAAAATCAAACCGCTCATCGCACAGCGATTTCCACTTGCTGATGCCAGAAAAGCACATGAACTACTCGGAAAAGGGGGAGTGATGGGTAAGATTGTGCTTATGTGCAACGGGGCATCAATTGAATAA
- a CDS encoding M16 family metallopeptidase yields MKKRLIGAIALFWGFSSSIYAQKVEFTEYDLDNGLHVILHKDNSAPVVTVSVMYHVGSKNEVVGRTGFAHFFEHLLFEGSDNIKRGEFMKIVSQAGGQNNANTTQDRTYYYEVLPSNELETGLWLESERMFHPVINDIGVKTQNEVVKEEKRLRVDNQPYGRFAEEVFKRLFTNHPYHWQTIGSMADLDAAKLDEFKAFFKKFYAPNNACLIIAGDFETEKTKKLINAYFSAVPKGTAIMQPQVTEAPISKPIIDSVYDANIQLPAIITAYRVPGMKTRDSYVLNMISTILSEGGSSRLYKKMVDDKKNALQVGAFNYSLEDYGAYITYALPNNNTSLNDLLKDIDEEVKKIQNELVSERDFEKLRNIMENNFVSANKGVEGIANNLADAYTFHKNTNLINTEIDIYRSITREEIRDVAKKYLSPNQRVLLYYLPKSTQ; encoded by the coding sequence ATGAAAAAAAGGCTAATTGGAGCTATTGCTCTCTTTTGGGGCTTCAGCTCATCTATTTATGCCCAAAAAGTTGAGTTCACAGAGTATGATCTTGACAATGGCTTACATGTAATTTTACATAAAGACAATTCTGCGCCAGTTGTTACAGTTTCAGTAATGTACCATGTAGGTTCAAAGAACGAAGTTGTTGGCCGCACCGGGTTTGCCCATTTCTTTGAACACTTGTTATTTGAAGGCTCAGATAACATTAAGCGGGGTGAGTTCATGAAAATTGTTTCACAGGCTGGTGGACAAAACAATGCTAACACAACCCAAGATCGTACCTATTATTATGAAGTGTTACCTTCAAATGAGCTGGAAACAGGCTTATGGCTCGAATCAGAGCGCATGTTTCACCCGGTAATTAATGATATAGGGGTTAAAACACAAAACGAAGTTGTAAAAGAGGAAAAGCGCCTGCGAGTTGACAACCAGCCATATGGACGCTTTGCAGAGGAAGTATTTAAACGTTTATTTACTAATCATCCTTACCATTGGCAAACTATCGGATCAATGGCAGATCTAGACGCAGCCAAACTGGATGAGTTCAAAGCTTTCTTCAAAAAGTTTTATGCCCCTAACAATGCCTGCTTGATAATTGCGGGAGACTTTGAAACAGAAAAAACCAAGAAACTTATTAATGCATATTTTTCGGCAGTTCCCAAAGGTACAGCTATAATGCAACCACAAGTTACTGAAGCCCCAATCTCTAAACCTATTATTGACAGCGTCTATGATGCTAACATTCAATTGCCGGCTATTATTACTGCGTATCGTGTTCCTGGTATGAAAACCAGAGACTCCTATGTTTTAAATATGATTTCGACTATTTTATCAGAAGGAGGAAGCTCTCGCTTGTATAAAAAAATGGTTGACGACAAGAAAAATGCCTTACAAGTTGGTGCATTTAATTACTCATTAGAAGATTATGGTGCATATATTACTTATGCCCTGCCTAATAACAATACGAGTCTTAATGATTTGTTAAAGGATATAGATGAGGAAGTTAAAAAGATACAAAACGAATTAGTTTCGGAAAGGGATTTTGAAAAGCTGCGCAACATTATGGAAAACAATTTTGTTAGTGCCAACAAAGGAGTAGAAGGCATTGCCAACAACCTTGCTGACGCATACACTTTCCACAAAAACACCAACTTGATCAATACTGAAATTGATATTTATCGTTCTATTACACGCGAAGAAATTAGGGATGTGGCTAAAAAATACTTAAGCCCTAATCAACGCGTATTATTGTATTATTTACCAAAAAGCACCCAATAA